From Microtus ochrogaster isolate Prairie Vole_2 unplaced genomic scaffold, MicOch1.0 UNK1, whole genome shotgun sequence:
TGGATCCCTCCAGCGGCACGAAGTACAGGTCGCTGCGCGCGCACGAGTTGAAGCCACGGTCCAAGTGCTTATTGAACCTGCCGGGCGGGCGCAGGGCTGTGAGCCCGAGCCTCAAGGGCAGCCCCCTCCAGCCCATGTCCCTAAAGCGGCCCCCACCAGCGTGTGTCCCTGATGTCAATAGCACGGTGACCGTCGTCCCTTCGTCTTCCGCTTCCAGACCCACCTGCACCCAACCCCACGGCTGCTCacctggctgactggctggcgtGGCTGGGCACGTCCACCACCTTGGGAGGGGGCGAGGGGCTTCGGGCAGGGGGCACCGGACTCTCGGGGGCTTCATATTCTTCAGCTGGCTCCTGTTTGATCTGCGTGGCAGTCAGGGGCGGCCCTGTCGCTGGGGCCGCgggtggtggaggcagagatGACAAACTCGAAGGCCCCGCAGGTGGCAGGGGCCCTGGCCCCACAGTGGGTGAGCCTGGCTTGAAGGTCCCTGGGCCTGCTGGCGGAGAGGTGCCTCGAAAGCCAGGCGGGGTCCCTGTTCTGAAGGAGGGTGGTGACCCCGGTTTGTATCCAGGCGGGGTGGCGGTCTTATAGGACCCAGGGGATGGGGCTCTCTTGCTGTACTGAGGGGGCCCAGGTGGTGAGGCCGTCTTGTAGCCTGCAGGCGAGGAAGCCACGGTAGCGATGACAGTAGAAAGTGTAGCTGAGGAAGTGGTGACTGGAGGAACGGGTGGGAAGGGGTAGGGTGCCCCTTGGGGACCCTGGGATGAGGAGGGGTGCGAGCAGGAGTAGGAGGCTTGAGAGGAAGAGCCTGAAGCGTtggaagaagaggaaactggGGGGCCATTGGGACCTGCTTGACTATAGGACACCTGGCcatgaggtggaggcaggtgcgCTGGCCCCGGTGGGTAGGGCCTCAAAGACCCCAGGGAGGGAGACATGTTGTAAGGGTGTGCATGGTGGGAGCTGCTGCTCTCTAGGGGGTGAGGATATGCCCCAGGTGGAGGGGGCCCAGAGTTTCCAGGATGGTGTTgttgctgtggctgtggctgctgctgctgctgctggtgatggTGATGTGTAGGGGCTGGTGGGTGGGCTGTGGATTGGCCCCCAGCAGGAGGGTAAGGCCCTGGATGGGTGTTGTTGTTGGCCAAGAGGCGGCCatagggaggaggaggtggaggagcctGACTCCACACAGCCTGGGATGGCAGGGAAGGCTGGGTATACTTGGGTGGCTGATTAGAGACAGACATACTTGTAGGTGGAGGGAAAGAATGGGGATAGCTGGGCAGAGCTTGGGAAGCTGGGTACTGGGAGgccgaggaggaggaagaactagAAGCTGCTGCTGCAGAGCTACTGGAAGATGAATATGGATACCGCATTGGGGGCCcaggggcagaggaggaagaagctgggggtaaagggtggggtgagggagccAGAGTTGGACCCTTCTCTGGGCCAGGAGGAAGTCCACTCATACCCTGACCCATGGCATGGGGAGAGGGCAGATGCCCAGGGATTGGCTGAGCCCCCATGCCAGGAGGAGAGGCTGAGGCATTGTTGAGGGGTCTTAGGGCAGGTGGAGGAGGCAGGTTTGGGGTCACGTGGGGGAAAGTAGCTGATGGTGGAGCAGAAGGTAAGTTCCCACCACCCACTGGAGCATtaggtggctttgttggagggggAACACTGGCCCCGGAGCTTGATATTGGAATTGGGGTGGTGGGTGGGGGGTGCTGCTTGCCTCCACTAGGGGTACCCACTGAAGAGGCAGCTGCTCCCCCTTTGGGACCCATGGGGGGCCCAGATAAAACACCTGCACTAGCATTCCCAGGGTAGAGctgtgggtgtgggggaggggctccagGAGGTGGGCCCTGGAATAATCGAGATGTGGGTGGCTCCATTGGAGCATGATATCCAGTAGGTGTCACAGAAGGATGGGGTTCAAAGCCGGGCTCTGGCTGTCGGGGAGTGCTGTCTGGTggtggaggggaaggaggaaagagtggAGGTGGGTGGTAGGGGCGGGCCGGGCCCTGAGACAGGCCGGAAGACGAGTCGGAGTCGTTCTCCACACTTCCAGGGCTGTAGATGCTGGGAGATGTGCTTCGGTTATCCTGATCTATGTCCCTAGGATCACTGCTGCCATCATCATTAATGCTGCGCCCATCCAAGCTGTCCAGATCCGATGGAGACTGTGGTCGAGGGAGCTCCTGCTGTCAGGGAAGATGGCTCggttttcctctcttcctttactGCTTTCCCAGGATTCAGGACTGACTGCAGACCCTTCTTGCCATCTCTTGTGTACCCTATGCGCATCCCTAATCTCCTTTAGCTATCCCCCAATGcttggtttccttttgttttctttcttccttgcttgctttttttaaagacagggtttcatatagcccaggctgacctccagatCACCAATAgcacaggatgaccttgaactttttgtttattttttgagatagggttctctgtgtggcccttgctgtcctagaactagttttgtagaccaggctggcttggaactcacagagatccacctgcctctgcctccctgatgaGATTAAcagtgtgtgtcactactgcctggctgaccttgaatttttatCTTACTGCCTCTGAATGCTAGGGTCAGAGCTGTGCCCAGCTATTAAATGCGTGGACTGAGTACTATGTACTAAGAACTCACTCTACCAAGTGAGCCACATTACCAGCCCCATTTCTGTATCCTAATAACTTACTTGTCCCTTCCACAAAGGAGGCTGTGATGCCTTCCCTACCCTCTTGGCCCTGCCCTGTCACCTACTGTTCTAACTGAAGCCTACCATATTACAGACAGGACCACTACAAATAAGCACCCAACAGAACTTTTCTATCTGAGCAGAGTCAAAGTAGGCGTGGTGCACAAAATACGCTTAGAGAAAGAACAGTCAGAAACAAGTCACAGTAGGCACCGGGCCTCTCACCTCAGTTTTGGTCTTTTTGGGTGCACTGGTCTCCTCGCTTTCGCTCTCTGAGATCTCCTCACTGCGGCCCTGCTTGCTGGCCTTTGGGGTAGAGGTCTCCTCTACTCGCGCCTTctgtgaaggaggaagaacaCGCTGTCTTTTGTCTCTTAAGCCCCCGCCAGAGTTACTCTCTGCCAGACCTGAAGCCCCCCTCCAAATCCCCCTTCAGCTGTAGTGCTGTGGCATCGGTGGGGGCCAGAGGAGGAATACCTTGGCAGTCTGCCTGGACTTCTCAGCTTTGCCATCACTGCTGGACGTGCTGACCCCTCCAGGGGAGGCCCGGCCCCTTGATCTCAGCTCTTCCCGGGGCCCAGGGGCCTCTTTCTTCCGTCCACTCCTCATTGACATCTGTGAGCAGGATGGAGTCAGGTAGTGGGTAGTGTGTTCCACTGCACCTGCCTCTAGTCTATACATTGTTTCTGCTCTCCACTTTAGTCTATACATTGTTTCTGCTCTCCACTTTAGTCTATACATTGTTTCTGCTCTCCACTTTAGTCNNNNNNNNNNNNNNNNNNNNNNNNNNNNNNNNNNNNNNNNNNNNNNNNNNNNNNNNNNNNNNNNNNNNNNNNNNNNNNNNNNNNNNNNNNNNNNNNNNNNTTTAGTCTATACATTGTTTCTGCTCTCCACTTTAGTCTATACATTGTTTCTGCTCTCCACTTTAGTCTATACATTGTTTCTGCTCTCCACTTTAGGCCCCTCCCCCTAGCTTCCCTGCTCCTGCCCTTTGACCTGTCATACTGCTCACTAGAGCTTCTACTCACTGAGTCTTTATTCTGTCGTGTCTTCATTCTTCAGGCTGTGGAGACCCCATTCTCCTCTGCCTGGGCAGCTTAATACAGAATCTCCTATGCTGTACCCCAAGCTCCCCACAGCTatggtctgggaagctgggagcaGTTTTAGGTACGTGGTACTCGCAGGGTGTTCTCTGTGAAACCTGTTAGGAAAAACCATCAGCGTCTCCATGTTACAGCAGAAACAGCAGGGGtctgagaaagaagcagagtcctAAGCCTTGGGGTCAAGAGGCACAGGCATGAGAGACTGCGATTGTGGCTTGCTCCATAGGCTGCATCAGCTAAGTGATGGGGACTCACAATATAACCTCTTTCACCTCTAGGGAAGGCAGAAAATTCAGGTGTGCCTATGAACCCCACCCTAATACAGCAGGATTTTACCCTTCACAGGTCCTAAAAAGAATCGGTAGCCTGGTATGGGGAATGCCTAtagtgccagcactcagaaggctatGGTATGAGCATCATatgttcaagtccagcctgaaaaagaacaaaatcctgtctcaacacacaaaacagcagcagaaaaaaaatccactcttTAATTCTAGAGCCTTACAGATTCAAAAGCAGCATAAAGAAACGAGGCTGAAGTATCAGTTTACTGAGTATCTTCTTTGTGTCAAGCACATTACAGACGATTTCCTGTCACATCTAGCACACTCTAAAGGGGGACTAATAGGTAAGGGGACTGAGGCTCAGAGACTGTGACTGCGGCCTGCCCCCCCTTCCACAGGGACGAACCAAGCCCTCTGCAATCTGACTTCAAAGGCCACACTTGCTCGCCCGCTCTTCTAAACTCTCCTCAGAAGGTGGAGAGAATTCTAAGAAACCTACATCACTCGCTCAGATAGCAATCTTGATTCACGTCAGACAATGTAGAGGAATGTCCCATACTGAGCAGCACAGTCTCGCCAGCCTCAACCCCAAATCAAGGTATCTTCAAAACTGCAGAACATTCTAGACAGCCTCCTAAGGATCCATCCTCTAGTAGTTAGCCTTTTCCGCGTACAGGGATTTTGTCCAGAGACTTAGTCAACCTAAACTGACAATATGTGGGAGGAAAAATTCCCAGAAAGTTTCAAACAATTACATTGCCACCCCAGGCTCAATCTACAAGAATGATGTGCAGGCACAGCCTGCAGTAGGGGCCACCTTTCCACGAGTCCTAGGTCCCCTCCAGCTTTCACTGCTCAGCCATTGTCTACCTTCTTTGCGTGGCTCTGAACAGGTACACGTTATCAAAGATTTACATGGAATTTACTGTACCTGATCTACAGGTGACTTTAAAAGCACGGGAGAGTGTGTACAGGTATAAACAGACACAGCATCACTCCATACAAGGTACTTGAGTATGTGTTGATGTTGGTGTCTGTGGAGTACTGGAACAAAGACCCCGGGGATCAAAGGGATGGCTGTATTGGGGTTTCCTGGGCtcaaaagaaaagtcaaagcTTTCACAGTAACCAGACTCAGGGGTGTGCACGTGTGAGGGCAACCTGTTAGTCAGTTCTCCCttctcaccatgtgggtcccagggatcaaacccaggagcCTCtactcagtgagccatctcaccagcccaactcaaaatatttttttaaattttattttatgtacattagtgTTCTATCTGCactcatgtctgtgtgagggtgttgggtcccctgaaactgttaatacagacagttgtgaactttccatgtgggtgctgggaattgaacccagaacctctagaagagcagccagggctcttaagagctgagccatctctccagccccctccaaaGATTTTaccacaaaaagacaaaatgtcagCGAACATGCAATACAGACTTACAAAATCAAGTCTGCTTCTCACTTGGCATGGGCAGCCTTCCTGGCTGTATGTAGCCATACAGACATGGATAGTGTCATCTACCTGTGCTCTCACTTGGCCTGAGCAGCCTACCTGTATCTAGCAGTACAAACACGAATATCGCTAGCTACCCATGTATCCAGCCAGACATTTTTATCTGAACTTCAACTCCTGATCTTCCAGTCTTCAGTCCCCGGGTGCTGGTgcactgagcccagggcctcaagcatgcCAGGCAACTACACTGGATTTGCCCTGTGTTTCTTGCTAAGAGGCAAACCACGCCATAAAACcatccataattttttttttttttgNNNNNNNNNNNNNNNNNNNNNNNNNNNNNNNNNNNNNNNNNNNNNNNNNNNNNNNNNNNNNNNNNNNNNNNNNNNNNNNNNNNNNNNNNNNNNNNNNNNNttttggttcctgtcctggaactagctcttgtagaccaggctggccttgaactcacagagatccgcctgtctctgcctcccgagtgctgggattaaaggcatgctccaccaccgcccggccccattcataattttttaaaatttaatttgctatgtatgaatattttgcttgaatggatgtgtatcacatgtgtgcctggtccctggggaggtgggaagagggcaacagataccctggaactagagttagtatgggtgtgagctatcatgtgggtgctgagaataaaacctgggtcctctgcatgagtcACAAGTCCAcaggtg
This genomic window contains:
- the Atn1 gene encoding atrophin-1 isoform X1, which produces MKTRQNKDSMSMRSGRKKEAPGPREELRSRGRASPGGVSTSSSDGKAEKSRQTAKKARVEETSTPKASKQGRSEEISESESEETSAPKKTKTEQELPRPQSPSDLDSLDGRSINDDGSSDPRDIDQDNRSTSPSIYSPGSVENDSDSSSGLSQGPARPYHPPPLFPPSPPPPDSTPRQPEPGFEPHPSVTPTGYHAPMEPPTSRLFQGPPPGAPPPHPQLYPGNASAGVLSGPPMGPKGGAAASSVGTPSGGKQHPPPTTPIPISSSGASVPPPTKPPNAPVGGGNLPSAPPSATFPHVTPNLPPPPALRPLNNASASPPGMGAQPIPGHLPSPHAMGQGMSGLPPGPEKGPTLAPSPHPLPPASSSSAPGPPMRYPYSSSSSSAAAASSSSSSSASQYPASQALPSYPHSFPPPTSMSVSNQPPKYTQPSLPSQAVWSQAPPPPPPYGRLLANNNTHPGPYPPAGGQSTAHPPAPTHHHHQQQQQQPQPQQQHHPGNSGPPPPGAYPHPLESSSSHHAHPYNMSPSLGSLRPYPPGPAHLPPPHGQVSYSQAGPNGPPVSSSSNASGSSSQASYSCSHPSSSQGPQGAPYPFPPVPPVTTSSATLSTVIATVASSPAGYKTASPPGPPQYSKRAPSPGSYKTATPPGYKPGSPPSFRTGTPPGFRGTSPPAGPGTFKPGSPTVGPGPLPPAGPSSLSSLPPPPAAPATGPPLTATQIKQEPAEEYEAPESPVPPARSPSPPPKVVDVPSHASQSARFNKHLDRGFNSCARSDLYFVPLEGSKLAKKRADLVEKVRREAEQRAREEKEREREREREKEREREKERELERSVKLAQEGRAPVECPSLGPVPHRPPFEPGSAVATVPPYLGPDTPALRTLSEYARPHVMSPGNRNHPFYVPLGAVDPGLLGYNVPALYSSDPAAREREREARERDLRDRLKPGFEVKPSELEPLHGVPGPGLDPFPRHGGLALQPGPPGLHPFPFHPSLGPLERERLALAAGPALRPDMSYAERLAAERQHAERVAALGNDPLARLQMLNVTPHHHQHSHIHSHLHLHQQDAIHAASASVHPLIDPLASGSHLTRIPYPAGTLPNPLLPHPLHENEVLRHQLFAAPYRDLPASLSAPMSAAHQLQAMHAQSAELQRLALEQQQWLHAHHPLHSVPLPAQEDYYSHLKKESDKPL
- the Atn1 gene encoding atrophin-1 isoform X2, with translation MKTRQNKDSMSMRSGRKKEAPGPREELRSRGRASPGGVSTSSSDGKAEKSRQTAKKARVEETSTPKASKQGRSEEISESESEETSAPKKTKTEELPRPQSPSDLDSLDGRSINDDGSSDPRDIDQDNRSTSPSIYSPGSVENDSDSSSGLSQGPARPYHPPPLFPPSPPPPDSTPRQPEPGFEPHPSVTPTGYHAPMEPPTSRLFQGPPPGAPPPHPQLYPGNASAGVLSGPPMGPKGGAAASSVGTPSGGKQHPPPTTPIPISSSGASVPPPTKPPNAPVGGGNLPSAPPSATFPHVTPNLPPPPALRPLNNASASPPGMGAQPIPGHLPSPHAMGQGMSGLPPGPEKGPTLAPSPHPLPPASSSSAPGPPMRYPYSSSSSSAAAASSSSSSSASQYPASQALPSYPHSFPPPTSMSVSNQPPKYTQPSLPSQAVWSQAPPPPPPYGRLLANNNTHPGPYPPAGGQSTAHPPAPTHHHHQQQQQQPQPQQQHHPGNSGPPPPGAYPHPLESSSSHHAHPYNMSPSLGSLRPYPPGPAHLPPPHGQVSYSQAGPNGPPVSSSSNASGSSSQASYSCSHPSSSQGPQGAPYPFPPVPPVTTSSATLSTVIATVASSPAGYKTASPPGPPQYSKRAPSPGSYKTATPPGYKPGSPPSFRTGTPPGFRGTSPPAGPGTFKPGSPTVGPGPLPPAGPSSLSSLPPPPAAPATGPPLTATQIKQEPAEEYEAPESPVPPARSPSPPPKVVDVPSHASQSARFNKHLDRGFNSCARSDLYFVPLEGSKLAKKRADLVEKVRREAEQRAREEKEREREREREKEREREKERELERSVKLAQEGRAPVECPSLGPVPHRPPFEPGSAVATVPPYLGPDTPALRTLSEYARPHVMSPGNRNHPFYVPLGAVDPGLLGYNVPALYSSDPAAREREREARERDLRDRLKPGFEVKPSELEPLHGVPGPGLDPFPRHGGLALQPGPPGLHPFPFHPSLGPLERERLALAAGPALRPDMSYAERLAAERQHAERVAALGNDPLARLQMLNVTPHHHQHSHIHSHLHLHQQDAIHAASASVHPLIDPLASGSHLTRIPYPAGTLPNPLLPHPLHENEVLRHQLFAAPYRDLPASLSAPMSAAHQLQAMHAQSAELQRLALEQQQWLHAHHPLHSVPLPAQEDYYSHLKKESDKPL